Proteins found in one Poecilia reticulata strain Guanapo linkage group LG15, Guppy_female_1.0+MT, whole genome shotgun sequence genomic segment:
- the lrrc18a gene encoding leucine-rich repeat-containing protein 18: protein MPKKKGSTVPKKKGSGARKLSLKAAKKAITVTQDGKRRLVLNNMGFTIFPKCLLKLRNLDELDLSRNQIQKLPEAIGTLKSLRRLDLHSNKLESVPESIGSLIELTYLNLANNRLTSAGLPSTLGFLCQLKTLNLGLNQLDALPSTLEHLTLLQELALFDNQFIKVPEFLTNLRNLTKVNLIRNPCMFAHAESERIRKEKLEHKEELYLVHESFLCKRCLKICKAEAGKILRKERKGEKKTEKLEVLEEKKKRFSGLMTPNSVAAVTQDFWRLKSKR, encoded by the coding sequence ATGCCCAAAAAAAAGGGATCCACAGTGCCCAAAAAAAAGGGATCCGGTGCGAGAAAGTTGAGTCTCAAGGCTGCCAAGAAAGCAATAACTGTAACCCAAGATGGAAAGCGTAGACTCGTACTCAACAATATGGGCTTCACCATCTTCCCAAAGTGTCTCTTGAAGCTGCGCAATTTGGATGAGTTGGACCTCAGTCGGAACCAGATCCAGAAGCTTCCTGAAGCCATCGGAACCCTCAAGTCGCTAAGAAGGCTCGATCTGCACAGCAACAAGCTGGAGTCTGTGCCCGAGTCCATAGGCAGCCTGATTGAACTTACGTACCTCAACCTGGCAAACAACCGCTTAACGTCTGCTGGTTTACCATCCACACTGGGCTTCCTCTGCCAATTGAAGACTCTCAACCTTGGACTGAACCAGCTAGATGCATTGCCTTCCACCTTGGAGCATTTAACGCTTCTCCAAGAATTAGCCCTGTTTGATAACCAATTCATCAAAGTACCCGAGTTTCTGACAAATCTTCGAAACCTTACTAAGGTGAATTTGATAAGAAATCCGTGTATGTTTGCCCACGCCGAAAGTGAGAGGATAAGAAAGGAAAAGTTAGAGCACAAAGAGGAGCTGTATCTGGTGCACGAAAGCTTCTTGTGCAAGAGATGCCTTAAAATATGTAAAGCAGAGGCAGgaaaaattttaagaaaagagagaaaaggagagaaaaaaactgaaaagcttGAAGTgttagaggagaaaaagaaaagattttcagGGTTGATGACACCGAACTCGGTGGCTGCAGTCACCCAGGATTTCTGGAGATTAAAAAGCAAACGGTGA